The genomic window GCGTCACCGGGCTCGACAACCTCGACAAGGTCGTGCACGTCGACCAGGCGCCGATCGGCCGTACGCCCCGCTCGAACCCCGCCACGTACACCGGCGTGTTCGACCGCATCCGCACCCTGTTCAGCGAGACGCCCGAGGCGAAGGTGCGCGGCTACCAGCCGGGTCGGTTCAGCTTCAACGTCAAGGGCGGTCGCTGCGAGGCCTGCTCCGGTGACGGCACCATCAAGATCGAGATGAACTTCCTTCCCGACGTGTACGTCGACTGCGAGGTGTGTCACGGCAAGCGGTACAACCGCGACACGCTGGCGGTGCACTACAAGGGCAAGAACATCGCCGAGGTGCTGGAGATGCCCATCTCCGAGGCGGCCGAGTTCTTCGAGCCGATCCAGGCGATCCACCGCTACCTCAAGACCCTCGTCGACGTGGGACTCGGGTACGTGCGTCTCGGGCAGTCGGCCACCACCCTCTCGGGCGGTGAGGCGCAGCGCGTGAAGCTCGCGACCGAGCTGCAGCGCCGCTCCAACGGGCGCAGCATCTACGTTCTCGATGAGCCGACCACCGGCTTGCACTTCGAAGACGTGGCGCGTCTGCTCGAGGTGCTGGGCGGCCTCGTCGACAAGGGCAACACCGTCATCGTCATCGAGCACAACCTCGACGTGATCAAGTCGGCGGACTGGGTCATCGACCTGGGGCCTGAGGGCGGTTCCGGCGGCGGTCAGATCGTCGCCACCGGCACGCCCGAGAAGGTGGCCCGCACCGCGGGCAGCCACACCGGCGCGTTCCTGGCCGAAGTGCTCGGCGACGCGCAGGCGGTCCGCAAGGCGGGCTGAGCGGATGCCGCGCTCCGCTCCCGCCCTCCCGTACAAGCCGAAGCCGGGGGAGATCCCGACCAACCCGGGGGTGTACCGCTTCCGCGACGCCGACGGGCGTGTGCTGTACGTCGGCAAGGCGAAGAACCTGCGTGCGCGGCTGTCGAACTACTTCGCCCCGCTGCACACGCTGCACACGCGTACCCGCCGCATGGTGACCACAGCGGCATCCGTGGAGTGGACGGTGGTCGCCAGCGACGTGGACTCCCTGCAGCTGGAGTACATGTGGATCAAGGAGTTCGATCCGCCGTTCAACGTGCGCTACCGGGACGACAAGTCCTATCCGTTCATGGCGGTGACGCTCGCCGATGAGGCACCGCGGGTGATCGTGACGCGCAACCGCCGCATCCCGGGGGCCAAGTACTTCGGGCCGTACCCGAAGGTGTGGGCGGTGCACGACACGATCGATCTCATGATCCGGGTCTTCCCGATCCGCACGTGCTCGGACTCGTCGTACAAGAAGGCGATGGCCAGCGGGCGGCCGTGCTTCCCCGGGCAGATCGGGCGCTGCGGGGGCCCCTGCTCGATGAAGGTGTCGATCGAAGAGCACCGTGCGATGGTCGACGACTTCGTCGCCTTCATGTCCGGAGGCGACCAGCGCTTCGCACGCGAGCTCACCGCCCGCATGAAGGAAGCCGCGGCGGCCATGGATTACGAGACGGCCGCCGTCTACCGCGACAAGCTGCAGGCGATCGACGCAGTGCTGAACAAGAGTGCCCTCGTGCTGTCGGACGACACCGACGCCGACCTGTTCGGCATCGCCGAGGACGAGCTCGCGGCCACCGTGCAGCACTTCGTCGTGCGCGGCGGGCGCGTGCGCGGGGTTCGCGCCAGCACCATCGAGAAGGAGATCGACATCTCGGGAGCCGATCTCGTCGACCAGGTGCTGCAGCGCAGCTACGGCGATGCGGCGGCGGCGGACATCCCGCGTCAGGTGCTCGTGCCCGCTCTCCCCGAGGACGCCGGCGACATCGAGGAGTGGCTGAGCGCCCGTCGCGGCAAGCGGGTGTCGATCCAGGTGGCGCAGCGGGGCCGCAAGGCGGAGCTCATGAAGACCGCGAACCTCAACGCCCAGCAGGCCCTCATGCTGCACAAGACGCGTCGTACGAGCGATTACGTCGCCCGCACGCAGGCGCTGACCGACCTGCAGGAGGCCCTCGGGCTCAGCGAAGCACCGCTGCGCATCGAGTGCTTCGACGTCTCGCACCTGGGAGGCACGCACGTCGTGGCCTCGATGGTGGTCTTCGAGGACGGTCTTCCTCGCAAGGACCAGTACCGCACGTTCGGCGTGCCCGAGACGACGGACGACACCGACTCGATCCACCAGGTGCTCACCCGGCGACTGGCGTATCTCAACCGTCCCGAGGAGCAGGACGAGCCCGAGCCGCAGCCCACCGATGACGGCGAGGTCGTCGCCCCCGCGCGCAAGAAGCCGCGGTTCGCCTACCGGCCGCAGCTGCTGGTGGTCGACGGCGGCAAGCCGCAGGTGGAGGCGGCGGCGAGGGCGCTGGCCGACGCCGGCCATGAGGAGATCGCCCTGTGCGGAATCGCCAAGCGGCTCGAAGAGGTGTGGCTGCCGGGGGAGGACTATCCCGTGATCCTGCCGCGGACCTCCGAGGCGCTGTATCTGCTGCAGCGGTTGCGCGATGAAGCCCACCGGTTCGCCATCACGCATCAGCGCAAGCGTCGTCGACGTGACATCAACAGCGTGCTCAGCGAGGTTCCCGGGCTCGGTGCCACCCGCA from Microbacterium sp. zg-Y625 includes these protein-coding regions:
- the uvrC gene encoding excinuclease ABC subunit UvrC; translation: MPRSAPALPYKPKPGEIPTNPGVYRFRDADGRVLYVGKAKNLRARLSNYFAPLHTLHTRTRRMVTTAASVEWTVVASDVDSLQLEYMWIKEFDPPFNVRYRDDKSYPFMAVTLADEAPRVIVTRNRRIPGAKYFGPYPKVWAVHDTIDLMIRVFPIRTCSDSSYKKAMASGRPCFPGQIGRCGGPCSMKVSIEEHRAMVDDFVAFMSGGDQRFARELTARMKEAAAAMDYETAAVYRDKLQAIDAVLNKSALVLSDDTDADLFGIAEDELAATVQHFVVRGGRVRGVRASTIEKEIDISGADLVDQVLQRSYGDAAAADIPRQVLVPALPEDAGDIEEWLSARRGKRVSIQVAQRGRKAELMKTANLNAQQALMLHKTRRTSDYVARTQALTDLQEALGLSEAPLRIECFDVSHLGGTHVVASMVVFEDGLPRKDQYRTFGVPETTDDTDSIHQVLTRRLAYLNRPEEQDEPEPQPTDDGEVVAPARKKPRFAYRPQLLVVDGGKPQVEAAARALADAGHEEIALCGIAKRLEEVWLPGEDYPVILPRTSEALYLLQRLRDEAHRFAITHQRKRRRRDINSVLSEVPGLGATRIKALLRHFGSVAALSEATPEQIAELPGIGPKLAATVHEHLARR